The Capricornis sumatraensis isolate serow.1 chromosome 11, serow.2, whole genome shotgun sequence DNA segment GTATTTTAAAATAGGCTGATAAacttcagaatcttttttttaaattgggggaaaattgctttgcaatgttgtgttcctTTCTGCTCTGCAACaccgtgaatcagtcataatcaGTCATATCACCACCCCCGTGGGCCTCCCTGCCCcgtcccttcccacccctctaggtcatcacggagcactgagctgagtgcCCTGTGCTGTCTGCAGCTCCCCACTAGCTCCCCACTAGCTTCCCGCTAGCTCCCCACTGGCTCCCCACTAgtttcccactggctgtctgtgtATACCGTGGTGTATATGTGTCAACGCTACCCTCTCAgtccatcccacccttgccttccccCAGCGTGTCCACAAGTacattctgtacatctgtgtctccattccttcctgcaAATGGATTCATCAGTACATACCATTTCATTGAAAGCTTGTTATCTACTTTGACAAGAGTTGTCCTAACAGATGTCTTATTTCCTAGGGCTATGATAACAAAGTTCTACCAACAGggtagcttgaacatcaggaatttatCTCATTGTTCTGAAGGCTACAAGTTGTAGATCAAGGTGTGGGTTGGTTCCTGGGCCCACTCGCATTAGAGCTCAGTTTTGTGTAATATACAAGGCCCTTTCTCATAGAGAGCATTTGGGACTTCACCTGAGATATTGAAATTCTTAACACAATGAGCAGTtacaaaattaatgtattttgagAGCTTGTCATTAATAATCAGTTTCCACAGAAGACCTACTTATTGCTATTACCAGTAAAGATGCTTTGTAAACTTTATTAATTGTGTGAAGTAAAACACTGGTTTAGATCAAAGTTCCTGAAATTTCCCATTAATTACTTTGCTTTCAACTCCGTATCACTAAGGTGTATTATTTACTATTTCTAGTCTTGCAAGTAAAGTCCTCTTGGGGCTGATTCAAACTGCAGCTTCTGGATAAATGCACTGTGCTGGCtggttttttgctgttgttgtttcagTGGTTGGATGGTAAAGAAATCGAGCGTTCAGAAAGGATTCAGGCATTGCAGAACTTCCCAGTAGTTGAACAACAAATCAGAGAGCAGGAGAAAGCTTACTGTCTTAAGCGAGCCAAGGACAAGGAAGAGGCTCAGAGGAAACTGAAGGAGGAGGAAAGCAAAGGCGAGACGGGGAGAATTCACACAGGCTCTGACGGACACCGGCACGTGGACATCAGTGCTCCCCTGTGGGTAAATGGAGTGTCCTTTCTGGTTAACTCATGTTAAAAGCAAAACTTATGTTAAAAAGGTCTCTTCTCAAGGTGTTTACAGTGCCACTTAGAGTCCAGTGATTGATCTGAAGAATAAATTATGATGTGAATTTTGGGGAAGACCATGTGTTATCATCCCATTGTTTGTGACCATTTGGTGAGGTTTTCTTCCCTTGAGAGGGTGGAGGGGGGAGCCTTTATAAACTAGCAGCTTTAATTCTCATCTAAAATTATCCTCAGACAAATCTCTCTGAAAGATGCACAGGAAAGCTGAAATAGCAGGTGTACTTTGATTTATAAAGTAGgaatattttagaaaagttaaatGCAAATCATGTTATTATACATTGAGCAATTTTAATTGCATAAGATGTTCTGTTTTGTGAATTATATAATGAATGCATTTTTAATGTGATTAATATGCCCCTAATTGGTCGTTTTTACAAACATGAATTTTTCATGCTTGCTTATTTTGAAGGAATTGCAACTGTACTCAGTTGATTTGATTCCATACAATGAAATCTTTCAATATTTTGATAACAGGATCTCTTAAACTtgggaaaataataattataatgtatttcagatatacataaatgttaaaaaaagtaaataggCAGCTATAGCTATTGTGTGCGCCACCACCCACACTTATTAATGTTAATAGTTGGCatgtttgcctctttttttttaataaatagaataTCGATAGAGAAGCTCCTTCAGTGTTTCTCCCCCATCCCTCTCCTCCTTTCATCCTGTGGCATCTGCCATTCTAAAGTCAGTACTTTAGTAGTGTTTGGTATAATGTCGATCCCATTGTATTATCATATATTTACCCACATAATTATGTACTTCTTAATAGTGCTTAACTAGGAgcagttttatgttttttgttttttgttttttagcatgAATGATATCTTTCTACAGCTTTGCTTTTCATTCAGTATTGTGTTTTTGCTCTTTACACATATGAAGACATGTAAGACGAGTTCATTCATTCTAGCTATGGAATAAAATTCCATCGCCTGAATAAATCACTTTATCCCAGAGCGGGCATTCAAAATATTTGATAGTGAGTAATTCTTTGGCCCCGACAGATCAGAATAAGCACCAGCTCCAGCAATCTGTGGCCCTAGTTTGAGACcataggaaggaaggaggaagagaaggaggaaaggagtgAGGCAGGAGGAGGGTCAGTTGAAGATCAGCCCTGATGCAGCCATTCCTCTTTGGGGGGCTGTgtaagtggttttccatttctctttttttttcacacaaTGGTGCACATGTCTCCTTGTGCAAGTACGGAAGTTTCTGTAGTATGTATTCAGCAGTGACATTGCTGCATATTAATTGTAAACATCTTTTCAACTTTATATGCATTGCCCAACTGTTTTTTAAAGTGTCCTAATTTAAACTCATTTATCAGCAGCGTTGGAGAGTTCCTAATCTTTTGTCAATAGTAGATAATGTGGTTTTTAAAACATTGGCCAATCACATTGGCTGTTAAATAGCATCTCATattctaatttgcatttctagaagTAAAAGTGAGTTTCAGTATCTTAAATGTCTTCTTATATGTTTATTAGCTATTTAGATTTCTTCTGTTCAGGACTTCCACCTATCTTAAATAAGTTGTAAGTTTTTTCTTACTATTTTATAGCTCTTTTGTATTCTAGATGCAAATTCTTTAGTGGTTATGAGGTTTGCAAATACCTTCTTGCAGTCTGTCTGTGACTTGTCTTTAATTTCAATAAGAGCTTTTGTTTTCTAGAATTTAGACATATTGATGTAGCTaaacttattttatacatttagatcttatttatgaaaattttaaatatcctaATGTCATATCTGTCTATCCGGGGTTAACTTTTGGGGTAGGGTGCTAGTCATTTCCTGCACAGGATTGTCTGTTTCAGCCCCATTTATTAAAGTGCCATTCTTTTCCTGGATTATATTCCCTGCTCTTGTGATTCATGGGCCCATTTCTGGGCTCCCTAGATTCTTCCATGGGAGTACTGCCACAtggttttaatttctataaatctTGATTTTTGCTAGGAGATATTCTCGTGTTTCAAAATCATCTTGATACTTCTCATCTCTTTTTTACTCTTTTGTAAGAATTTTAGAGTCAGGCTTTCAAACTCCCCCCAGATCCCTAGTGTAATTTTGATTGAAATTGCATTGAGTTTATATGTTCATAAGGGGAAAGTTGACACCTTCAGGACATTGATTCTTTCCTTGCTGAACTTTGGGATAGTTCTATTTATTTAGACCTTCGGAATCCTTCAGtaagtttttataattttctctttaaagattTTACACTATTTCTTattagatttatttctaagtatcttgtaaaatgagattttaaagatTGATTTGTTATTGGGTCTTTCTGATGTATATAGAGGCAAACAGTATTAAGAAATCTTGGTGGCGTAAGaggcacaagttcgatccctgggtcaggggatcccctggagaagggaacagctacccactccagtattcctgcctggaaaatcccatggacagaggagcctgaagggctacagtcctcagggtcacacagagttggacataactgaagcaacttagcacgcatgcagtcttgctgaactttttaaaaagatgcagtGGTCAGTCTGTAGATTATCCTGTATTTTCTACTtagaaaaaacacatttaaaaaaataaatagcaactTGAAAAAATTTTCCAATCCTTctacctctgctttttatttttttatgcgaAGCCTCCAGTAATGGGTGGAATAGCAACAGTAAGAATGGGTATCTGTATCTTGTTCCCgacttttaaaagaatgttgCCAATTCATCATCATTAAGTATAGTGATTCCTGTGAGGCTTCTGAAGAGTTGAGTTAGTTTCCTTTTATTCCAAGCTGATGAAAAGCTTTTATCATCATGGATACTAGgtttttgttaaatgctttttctgtatctattgagataagcATGTTTTTCTGTTGATGTGTTGAATTAACATTGatagatttttcaaaattaaaccaTCCTTGAATTTCTAGAATAAACTCACCTtgtccatattttattttcagttttttattgaaatatagctgattgaTAATGTTGtgtagttttaggtatacagcagagtgattcagtaacatatatatatatgtgtgtgtatgtgtgtgtgtgtattctttttcagattattttccatcataggttattacaagatattgaatatagttccctgtgctacacagtaggtccttgcttatctattttatatataatagtatgcaTATGTTAatcatgaactcctaatttatcccccaccccacctttcccctctggttaccataagtttgttttctgtgtctgtgagtctgccaaacaaaaattcttaatgagaatGAAACTAGCGATTTCAGTGATGGTTAACTAAAATCTTGTAGAATATTATAgattccccctttttttttcagtacCATAAAGAACCATGGCTATATGACAAAGcatttattttcagtaatttGCACTATTTTGTTTATTAAACTGTCCAGTTGCATTTTATAATACGTAAGGTGTTTAAGCAGAATTTTACTGTATATTCTGTTTTTActctttaaatttcatattttggtCTGTCCttttgaaaagcattttatttgaaGGTCAACTAAATGAGCATTTTGTGTTATCTCATTTCAGTAACAAGAATAATAACAAAATCTAACATTTAATGAGTCCTTACCATTTGCCGTCCTGGTACTAAAGGCTTCTTGTACTTGTTTTCATTTCATATCATTTTGTAACAGTGCAAATTTTAGGgagaggtgagggaggagagCCTATACCTGTTGTGTACTGCTCGAATGAtgtccttctctttctggaaCAGTCTTCTGTCTCTCTGGCGCCTGACACACAgaaagacattcaataaatactagctGAATCCTTGCTGAATAAATGTTGACTGTCATAGAATAATTATTTGATGCCTTATGGAGACATCGTTTAATTCTCTGACAGTCCACAAAACGTGAATGAAAAAGAGAGCATTCTCatactgtttttgtttagtcactcagttgcatctgactctatgcaaccccatggactgtagcccaccaggcttctctgtccatgggatttcccaggcaagaatactggagtgggttgccatttctttctccagggggtcttcctgacccagggatcaaacctgtctcctgcattggtgggtgtattctctaccactgagacaccaaggaagcccttaccATGTAAAGCTACAAAATCCAAAGTCACCCGTGAAAATGGAGTAGATAGAGGCCGTACCATGGGCAATGTCATATAGCCCACTGAAGAATTTTAGAGATAGAGAATCATTAAAGAACCTGGAATgtgcttagttcctcagtcatgtctgactctttgagccaggttcctctgtccatgggattctccaggcaagaatactggagtgggttgccatgccctccttcaggagatcttcccaacccagggaccaaacccaggtctcccacactgcaggcagattctttactgtctgagccaccagggaagcccctaaagaaCCTGGAAGACATGatcaaatttttaagaaagattccTCTGGGAGCAGTGTGAAGGATGAAACTGAAGGGTGCAAGACTGAAAGATTGATTACCAAGGCCCCATGGTCCCTGAGTTTGTCTCGTCATCAGGACCTCCAATGACATATTGTGAAGCAAGAGTCCTAGGCACCCCTCCAAACTGACAGGATAGACTCTGGTGGGAGCCTAGAGATCCGTACTGTGTATGAAGCTCCCCAGATGACTCATATTAGCCCAGTCTATGAATCCTTGGATCTGATTACTGCAGCATTCCTGGTGGTGGGTAAGGTGGGCCTGTCCCAGGGCTGTGGCACTTTCTCCAACTTGGCTCGGATAGGCTTTCTTTCAGACACATTTTGTTATTCAAAGCTTAGaagataatgtattaaaaaaaaaataataataacataaggTATTTCAGGGGCAGTGTTCAGGATGAAACTCAGATGTCCCTTATTGGTCTTGATGTGTCCTGTGCTTGTCCCTAGTCCATCTTCTGAAGAGAGTAAAGACTACATCCAGGCACCAGAAATACAAGAAAGGCAATGTAAGGGGAAGGAATTAGATGACAGAGAAGACGACCTGGAATTCTGGAATAAGCCCTCTTTGTACACTCCTGAATCTAGATTGGAAACTCTGAGACATATGGAAAAACAGCGAAGAGACCAAGAAAGATTAAGGTATTCCATTTTTTCCTATCATTAAGAGTGATAGAATATATTTTCATGATTGCACATTGTTTTATCCATCATTTGTGTTAAATCTGTGCTAGCTATCACACACAGACTTTGCTTTTCCTAATTTCAGCTTTTTGTTGACACGTATCTactaacatttattaatatcAGACTACCTTCTTTAGGTTGTTGTGAATCATGGCATTTTAGGTAGAGTTTTGTTTGTATGTCCCTAGCTTTTTAACAACTTTAAACGTGTCAAATAGTATGGCCTGGTTTAGAGATACCAGTCCTCCAAGTCATTCTGTTCAGGTGCTGTGTCTACCCCATCTAATGAGTTTCTGAGATGTTTGCCCTTAATTGTCCGGGGTCATGAaggacaagggcttccctgatagctcagttggtaaagaatccgcctgcaatgtaggagacctgggttcgatccctgggttgggaagatctcctggagaagggaaaggctacccactccagtgttctggcctggagaatacaatGGactgcatacagtccatggggtcacaaggagtcagacacaactgagggactttcgcTTCACTGTGGAGAAAAATGTAGCTCATGGAAGCATGAACTTAATTGGACCTGGCAACCCAGTTACAGTGcagaaaaatgtgaataaatgtCTATCACAAAATAAAGTTAACTGACACAAAATCTCTATTAAAAGAACACTAGAAGTCTAAGGCAAAGAATCGCCTGTAGTTCTGTCATTTTAACACATCTGTCCATCTGACCTTCTAGAACTTGTCCATATATGCCTCTTTTAAGTTTTTATGTAGTTTTtgcaaatgttttaaataaatataattttcatcCTACATTTTGTTTCATGTTATTCCATGAATTTTTCCTCTTTACTCcattccccttcctcctgcctctacCCTTCATGGTAACGAGAGTTCGTTAGCAGGCTTGGGTCCAGCCCACCTCTACAATCATATGAATGACTTCTGCAAATGTGGGATTGGGGATcttttttaagaacaaaaatggacttatattttatatgtgtgttcTCACTAAATCATCATCAACACTTTCCTACAGCTTTTTAGATGACTTTTTAGTACAGaatgaacacattttttaatAGATGCACAATATCTCATACTGTGGATGCACCACAGTCAGTCCAGTTATtcctccattgatggacactCACAGTGGTCCCAGAGGCTTGCCTTtgcagatgatgctgtgataggcATCCTTTCACATAGATCCTTATGTACtggtatatttatttctataaaataggttctgtttggcattttaaaaactataattttaGCTAAAGTAGAAGCTGTATACACAAATGGAGAATTGACAGTTAGCTGAGTAAATCATGCATAAAATAGATTCATTTAAACATTCATGGCTATTTCATGAAAAGGAGTTTTCTTCCCCCATTCAAATGATCTGGCAAATTGTCTTGGTCACATTTGTGCCTTACAGATATGGGTATAATCACACAGCAATCTGGCTCGATTGTCAGCCCCAAGCCACAGACCTCATCACAGTGAACCGATGTATTCACGAATATGCTAttaatttttctgaaactgtctCACACATTAATTGCTTTTATATtatctttgtgtattttttttctctccccttccccttgtTACCACCACCCCCAATACTAagtgaaaagaagaagaaagtgaagccACCCAGGATGTTGGTCACCGAGGACGGGAGGGCCCTGAACGTGAATGAACCCAAGTAAGTGGGATCGACTGGAGACTTGAAGACGCAAAACATGTGGTATTGGTCATACCATGGCTTCAAGGGCATGTTTGCTCAGATATCTGACCACTCTGAATAAACCAGAAGAACCTAATGAGAATGTCATTTtgtgcatatttaaaagcagagtggCATTATGTTTTCAAGTACCTAATGTTACATTCCACTCTCTCAGCATACAAAAAGTGATCTAGACATAAGGAAATCTTAGTTATTTCTGTATCCCCTGAAACTTTGGATTATGTACAACTTTTTCCCCGAAAATTTCAAGTGCCCCAttgttgtgttttttaatttttaaaactctgccATGAACAAGCTAGCTGAGAATCCTGATCACCTGTATACCTACTTTATACTCTGGAACTCATCTGCAGAACTTTCGAGAGCTATGGCAAGAAATTGATATAAATTCCTCAGTGGAGCTGATGAGAGGGGAAAATATTCCTCATGTATAatagtattttttgttgttgttcagtcgctaagtcatgtccaattctttgtgaccctgtagactatagcccgccaggctcctctgtcctctgctgtctcccagagtttgctgaaattcacgtCCACTGCGTTGGTGATGctgtgtaaccatctcatcctctgccgccccccttcagttttgccttcaatctttcccagcattagggtctttcctaatgcatgggctcttcgcatcaggtggccaaaatgttggagaagCCCATAGTAGTAtctagctattttaaaattaaaactagaaagcAGGCAGAGAAGGCCTTTTGTAGTCAAAACACAGATCAACAAGCCTGTGAACTCAGTCTTGTTGGCTTCATTTCATTACTCAGAATGTCTGCTTTGACCGTTTCATTTGTTGTGCCGTTACCATGATAGAGGTGGTGCAGCCCTGATTGCTCGGGGGTGTCGCTGACTCATCTTCGCAGCAGTCAGACGTGACAGGCGATATTTCTTCTTCACAGGTCCAGAACCTGAGCGGAGAGGTGAATGACTCACACAAGGTCACATAGCCAGTTGTTGGTGTGTCTGACTTGCCTGTGCTTGCCTAATTCTAGTGGTGTCCATGATCAAGTTTGTAATCTCACCCcaaccccacctcacacacacacacacacacacacacatcttctttatccatcaggCATGAATACATGGTCCTAAGCCCTGGGGATGCAGAAGTGAATATGACAGATTTCTGCCTTCAAGAAACTTAAAAATCTAGTGGGTAGACAGTCCCTTTTCAACCTACCACAGGGCTTGAAGGAAACCCTCTGGACTCTCTGTGCCCCTAGTAAGACCCCTGAAGCTtcttcagtcccatcacttttaTATTCTGCATTCACGACATTTCTATATTCGGTCACATCTTTTCAAGTCTCAGCCATGTTCTCAATGTAACACATTTGACCAAACTGATCATTCCTTTCCTTCTCGAAGCACTGTCTTCCCCTTGCTCCTGATTCTTTGACCCTCGTGCCTTCTCATCATCCTCTGCTTTGCTGGCCCCTGTCTGTCTGGTCTCCTAAATGCTCTGGGGCCAGCTCCTCAGCTGTCTTCTCTTTCCTCATCCGCTCTCTCAAGATCTCACCAAATCCCATGGCTTGAAAGACGTTTTCATTCCTCACAAGCAGACTTGATCTCATCCCTGAGCTCGGGACTTGTGTATTCAGTTAGCTGTTTGAGATCCTGTGTGGACATAAGCTAGGCATGGTAGGCTCATCCTGACTAAAGCAGACGTCCTTGCTTCCACACCATGACCACTTCCCATCAGAGCCTGCATGCCTGTCGGTGTCCTCTGGCTTGGGAGTGAGCGTCCACTGGGTGTCAAGAGCAATACCTCAGATTCCTCCtccatccttctctctctcatGTTATCAGTGAGCCCACGAGCTCTTCCTCCAGAATTACCAGAATCCCACCCCTTCTCATTCACCTCCTCACCACCCGCTTAGAGGACATCAGCCTACTCTTCCCTGGACAGTTGCAGTAGGTCATTGAGTGCTCCCCATGGTCATTTCTTGGCCAACTACCACCTCTTCTACTCAGcggaagagagagggggaaaggTGGGAAAGGGCACTCAGTCCCCCTCTTAAAGAAAGCTCCTAGAAAGATGAACATTTTCCTTTGGAACTGAAGCATATGATCTCATCCAGCAGCCAGGAAAGCTGGGAAACATGGTCTTCACCCTGCAGAGCCGTATTCATCACTCAACTCAGGGGTCCTGTTACCACGGGTAAAGCAGGAGCAGACAGCAGGGAGTGAGTATCAGTGTCTGccatagaaaaagtgaaagtcactcagtcgtgtccgactctttgcgaccccatgggctatacagaaAACCTCTCTGAAATTACCTTCCGATAGATTCGTGAAGGGAGAGTTTAAGTTGTTGGCTGGAAAATGGGGCAATAAGCAATCAAGGCAGACGAGAAAACACCTATAATAAAAGTCCCAGAGATGAGATCAAAAACGCATGGGTCATCTGTGCACCCGAAGGAGTGCCCCCCTCAGGGCTGCGGGAAGTAGTGAGAGCGACCACGAGCAGACCCCCAGCTGGCAGCAAATTGAGGGCTAGTGGTACATCTTCCCAAACAATTTAGCCTGCATTCTTTAACATCGCTGGGTTATGTACTTTAGAGAATACGACGATAACTGAAATACTCAGAATGAAATTGACCAGGTAATTCTGAACAATGCATCGGCGGTATGGAAGTTACACCTAGGACTCAACCTCACGGTCCAGCTAAAAGACTTGGGGCTTTGAGATCCTGCCTCCCAAATTCATGTGACCTCTTTCCCGGCTATGTCAGccccctctgagcctctgtttcttctcCTGTAAAATGGAGGTGATGGGTCACAGGCAGCATTTCTGGGGAAGTGGAAAGGTAAccgatgaaagaagaaaaaaagacaaaactgtttaaaaatgaatgaatcgtGTGCTGGATAATGGCAAGCAGATGCAACATGTGGTCCTCCGGCAATAATTCCGTGTTTCAGTTTGCTTCTAGCAAACCCGAAtgaagaagggagaagaaaactTTAACCACCAGATGTCTCTGTCTCTGCACCAATGCTGATTTTTTGTATCTAGTTTAAGATTCTCATATGGAAACCATGTaaacagaaataatttataaatatgttgTAGGCTTCTGTTGAAATTGTTAAACTCTGACATTTTATTGACCAGCCACCAAAATAAGTGTGCCATTGAAGATGAGGATATAGTTACTAGtaaatttccttttaatattGGGATGGGGTTATCTATTAAGTATTGCTAAAAACATCCTTTTGTTTCTTCCCCCTAAATGGATTGTTCCTTAGACTTGACTTCACTTTGAAAGATGATGAAAAGCGTAACCAGATCGTCCTGGACTTGGCCGTGTATAGGTAAAGATATTTTACCATGTGTTTAAAGGGTggcatttctgttttccttctcagTCACAGTCTCTTGAGTTCTAAAACATGAACACCAGCCTCTTTATAGCGTCCAGAGTCCTGCCTGGTCTCACCTACCACACTCACTTCCTGCCCCTGGAACCTGCATCCTGACTgctgctctccccaccccacccccaccccagctctccTTGGCTGTGACACTCGCTCCACCAGCCCGTGTCACCTCCACCCTTCCTTGCTGCAGTCACTCAGAGACACTCAACCATCTGCCTCAGTGCTCAAAGGTGCCAGGCTCCGG contains these protein-coding regions:
- the DNAAF11 gene encoding dynein axonemal assembly factor 11 isoform X2 — translated: MGNPCADFDGYRQFVVATLQQLKWLDGKEIERSERIQALQNFPVVEQQIREQEKAYCLKRAKDKEEAQRKLKEEESKGETGRIHTGSDGHRHVDISAPLPSSEESKDYIQAPEIQERQCKGKELDDREDDLEFWNKPSLYTPESRLETLRHMEKQRRDQERLSEKKKKVKPPRMLVTEDGRALNVNEPKLDFTLKDDEKRNQIVLDLAVYRYMDTSLIDVDVQPTYVRVMVKGKPFQLVLPAEVKPDSSFAKRSQTTGHLVVCMPKVGEVIIGCQQTSKPVKSTPDSSREQTSKRSQQMEKLEVDPSKRSIPDVANIVQEKTHMPRRVRPEPKIIPSEEDPNFEDNPEVPPLI
- the DNAAF11 gene encoding dynein axonemal assembly factor 11 isoform X1, which produces MGNPCADFDGYRQFVVATLQQLKWLDGKEIERSERIQALQNFPVVEQQIREQEKAYCLKRAKDKEEAQRKLKEEESKGETGRIHTGSDGHRHVDISAPLPSSEESKDYIQAPEIQERQCKGKELDDREDDLEFWNKPSLYTPESRLETLRHMEKQRRDQERLSEKKKKVKPPRMLVTEDGRALNVNEPKYMDTSLIDVDVQPTYVRVMVKGKPFQLVLPAEVKPDSSFAKRSQTTGHLVVCMPKVGEVIIGCQQTSKPVKSTPDSSREQTSKRSQQMEKLEVDPSKRSIPDVANIVQEKTHMPRRVRPEPKIIPSEEDPNFEDNPEVPPLI